A genome region from Panicum virgatum strain AP13 chromosome 4K, P.virgatum_v5, whole genome shotgun sequence includes the following:
- the LOC120702212 gene encoding uncharacterized protein LOC120702212 — translation MAPALLGPPVIRGARPTLAAADADAEAPASHPFLDLLDAGFNDDAPAKAGLPPNKTRTENGSATYAASGNPCLDLFFQVVPGTPPDRVRGLVAAAWASDPLTALRLVANLRGVRGTGKSDRDGFYAAALWVHGRHPRTLACNVPALAEFGYLKDFPELLYRLVHGADVRAVARARADAEKGRRAFKVRVAQLANRRRRRAGEKTMSKRGRKAAAVAPVETDEPEQAMEVEQQRPEAMEVDLDQKTPLQEAADQDAVPSPMKEEVAATATATKKKVTKKVLKVAKLAVQSLEMYYGDRAYRFLFDCVADFFADLLASDLKQLAPGGKKRKIGLAAKWCPTPGSSFDRSTLLCEAIARRLFPRDSTPDYVGLSEEHYSYQVLHRLRREVLVPLRKVLELPEVYMSAQRWSELPYTRVASVAMRRYKALFKKHDDVRFGKYLEDVAAGKAKIAAGALLPHEIAAAAYRGEKDDVSELQWRRMVDDLRKKGSLSNCIAVCDVSGSMSGTPMEVCVALGLLISELSEKPWAGRVITFSHSPEIHMIKGKTLQEKLRFVQRMDWGYNTNFQAVFDRILRTAVDAQLPREKMIRTVFVFSDMEFDQASANRWETDYEAICRKFQDAGYGDVVPQIVFWNLRDSRSTPVTSTQPGVAMVSGFSKNFVKLFLENDGVVNPEAVMNAAIAGEEYQKLAVFD, via the exons ATGGCGCCAGCCCTCCTCGGCCCTCCCGTGATCCGCGGTGCCCGCCCGACGCtcgcggccgccgacgccgacgccgaggccCCCGCGTCCCACCCCTTCCTCGACCTCCTCGACGCCGGCTTCAACGACGACGCGCCCGCCAAGGCGGGGCTGCCGCCCAACAAGACGCGCACCGAGAACGGCTCCGCCACCTACGCGGCCTCCGGCAACCCCTGCCTGGACCTCTTCTTCCAGGTGGTCCCGGGCACCCCGCCGGACCGCGTGCGGGGGCTcgtggcggcggcctgggcgaGCGACCCGCTCACGGCGCTCCGGCTCGTCGCCAACctccgcggcgtgcgcggcacGGGCAAGTCCGACCGCGACGGGTTCTACGCCGCCGCGCTCTGGGTGCACGGCCGCCACCCGCGCACGCTCGCCTGCAACGTCCCGGCCCTTGCGGAGTTCGGCTACCTCAAGGACTTCCCCGAGCTACTCTACCGCCTCGTCCACGGCGCCGACGTCCGCGCGGTCGCCAGGGCCAGGGCCGACGCCGAGAAGGGCCGCAGGGCCTTCAAGGTCCGCGTCGCGCAGCTGGCCAAtcggaggcggcgccgcgccggcga GAAGACCATGTCCAAGCGAGGCAGGAAGGCGGCCGCCGTGGCCCCGGTGGAGACCGACGAGCCTGAGCAGGCGATGGAGGTGGAGCAGCAGAGGCCCGAGGCGATGGAGGTGGATCTGGATCAGAAGACGCCGCTGCAGGAGGCGGCGGATCAAGACGCGGTGCCATCGCCAATGAAGGAGGAGGTGGCCGCGACCGCGACtgcgacgaagaagaaggtcacCAAGAAGGTGCTGAAGGTGGCCAAGCTCGCCGTGCAGTCGCTGGAGATGTACTACGGCGACCGCGCCTACCGCTTCCTGTTCGACTGCGTGGCCGACTTCTTCGCCGACCTCCTCGCCTCCGACCTCAAGCAGCTCGCGCCCGGcggcaagaagaggaagatcggGCTCGCGGCCAAGTGGTGCCCCACGCCGGGCTCGTCGTTCGACCGCTCGACGCTGCTCTGCGAGGCCATCGCCCGCCGCCTCTTCCCGCGCGACTCCACCCCCGACTACGTGGGCCTGTCAGAGGAGCACTACTCCTACCAGGTGctccaccgtctccgccgcgaGGTGCTGGTGCCGCTGCGCAAGGTCCTCGAGCTCCCCGAGGTGTACATGAGCGCCCAGCGGTGGTCCGAGCTGCCCTACACCCGCGTCGCCTCGGTGGCCATGAGGCGCTACAAGGCCCTGTTCAAGAAGCACGACGACGTGCGCTTCGGCAAGTACCTCGAGGACGTGGCGGCGGGCAAGGCCAAGATCGCGGCCGGCGCGCTCCTGCCCCACgagatcgccgccgcggcctacCGCGGCGAGAAGGACGACGTGTCGGAGCTGCAGTGGCGCCGCATGGTGGACGACCTCCGCAAGAAGGGCTCGCTGAGCAACTGCATCGCCGTCTGCGACGTGTCCGGGAGCATGAGCGGCACGCCGATGGAGGTGTGCGTCGCGCTGGGCTTGCTCATCTCGGAGCTCAGCGAGAAGCCGTGGGCGGGTAGGGTGATCACCTTCAGCCACAGTCCGGAGATCCACATGATCAAAGGGAAAACCCTCCAGGAGAAGCTGAGGTTCGTGCAGCGGATGGATTGGGGATATAACACCAACTTCCAGGCGGTCTTCGACCGCATCCTCCGCACGGCGGTGGACGCCCAGCTGCCACGGGAGAAGATGATCAGGACCGTGTTCGTGTTCAGCGACATGGAGTTCGACCAAGCATCGGCGAACCGGTGGGAGACTGACTACGAGGCCATCTGCCGCAAGTTCCAGGACGCCGGGTACGGCGACGTGGTGCCACAGATCGTGTTCTGGAACCTGCGGGACTCGCGCTCCACGCCCGTGACGTCGACGCAGCCAGGGGTCGCCATGGTGAGCGGGTTCTCCAAGAACTTCGTCAAGCTCTTCTTGGAGAACGACGGCGTGGTGAACCCGGAGGCTGTCATGAATGCAGCGATCGCCGGCGAGGAGTACCAGAAGCTTGCCGTGTTTGATTGA